CAGAGGCGGAACCGGCGGACGCCATGGGTACTCCGCCACAACGCAGGTCGGCCTCACCGGCGCCCTTCACGACGATCACCTCGGTGGTGCAGACGTCGCTGGTGAACCGGCTTCCGGGCTTGAGGTTGGGCATGGGGACTCCAGGGCATGAGTGGTGGTCGGAGGCCAAGAGCATCGCCTATTGACGGCCGTCGGGCCACTCCGGCCCGGAGCCGATCCACAGCAATGAGTAGCGTCGATTCGATGTCCCGGTCCGACAGCACGCCGATGCTCGACGAGGTGTTTCGCCGGACCGGCGAGCCTCCTCGTGTAGACGATTCAGGGTCGGCAACCCGGAGATGGGAGGCGTCACGGGCCGCAGTGCTGAGTGGCCCGGCCAATGGTCCGCCCCGAAGGGTGCCCAACGGGGTGGCCAACGGACTCGCCGTATTGACATCGATGCTCGAGGCGCTAAGCGGCCTGGTCGTGGAGGGGCCGGTGCTGGTTGCCGAACGGGCGGTGGCGGCCGGTCTCGGCCGTCGAGGGGCGACGTCGGTTGGGGGTGAGGCCCACCTCGTCGAGGCCGCCGACGGGCTCGTCTGTCTGAATCTGGCCCGGCCCGACGACGTGGCTTCCATTCCGGCTCTCCTGGAATCCACCATGGATCCGGCTGACTGGCCGGCAGTGCGTCGGGCTGTCTCCCTTCTTGCAGGTGCAGAACTGGCCAAGAGGGCCGACCTGCTCGGCATGCCCCTCGGCGTACCGGGTACTGCACCGGATCGACCGCTAGTGGTGACCATCGGTGCTGACCGGGCCGAGGTGAAGAGGCAGCCGCTGGTCGTCGAATTCGGTTCGCTCTGGGCGGCCCCGCTCTGCGGCGCGCTTCTGGCCCGGGCCGGATGCCGGGTCGTGAAGGTGGAGAGCGTGCAACGACCGGACGGTGCACGGCGCGGCCCAGCGACGTTCTTCGAATCGCTAAACGGAACTAAGGAAGAAATCAGCGTGGACCCATCGACGGCTGACGGCCTCGAACTGGTTCACATGCTGGTTGATGCGGCCGACGTGGTGCTCGAGGCCAGTCGACCCAGGGCATTGGCTCACTGGGGGATCTCCGCTGCCGAAGAGGTGCAACGCGGCACGGTGTGGGCCTCGATCACCGGCTACGGGCGAACCGGTCCGAGGTCGGGTGGGGTGGCCTTCGGGGACGATGCTGCAGTTTCCGGAGGACTGATGCTGCACGACCCGCCGGGCTTCGTGGCTGATGCTGTTCCCGATCCGGTTACCGGTTTGTTAGCCGCCGTGGCAGTCCAGGCCGCCCTGGCGGACGGGGTTGGTGCCCTCCTGGACCTCTCGTTGGCCGGTGTCGCCTGTTGGCTCGCCGATCCGCAAGTAGACCAGAGTGCGGATTGAAGCACTCCAAAGCGATGAAGTTCTCGTATTCCTGACGGAGCATCAGATACCCCTTCCGGCCTACCATCAGCCCGTGAGCGAACAGATGACCGACGACGATGATGCTCAGGACCTGGACGATGATGCCCAGAACCTGCGAGCGTCCGATGGTCGGGTGCCCGGGCGCCGAGGTCTGGCCACCCGCCAGAAGATGCTTGATGCCACCGGCGTCCTTCTTGACACGGTGGCCTACCGAGACCTCAAAGTTGTCGACATCGCCCGCGAGGCCGGCACGTCGCCGGCCACCTTCTACCAGTACTTCCCTGACGTCGAAGCGGCTGTGCTGGCCATGGCGTCCGACCTCGGCGACGCCTGGCACGAAGATCTCTCCAAGCTCGTCACCAACCGGGACTGGGAGGGCGACCCCGACGGGTCGGCCCACCGGGTGGCTGACGGCATGCTCGAGTTCTGGACCCTCCACAAGCCGGTCCTGCGGGTACTGGACATGGCTTCGATGGAGGGTGATCTCCGGTTCCGGGAGATCCGGGCCAACCTGCTGGCCGGGGCCACCGAGGCGCTGATGGACCTGGCGGCTGAACGGCACATTCCTGGCGATCCGATGGCGTCCGCCGGTGTGGTCGTCGGGATGCTGGCCCATGTGGCCAACCACCAGCACGGCCTTGAGCGTTGGGGTGTCTCCCACGATGTACTGGTGGACACGGTGGCCGGGATCATCCGCCGAACCATCCTCGGGGTGGTCTGATCCCTGAGACCTGACCCGGAGCCACCTGACGGGTCACCGGTAGTCTCCATCGGGTGACCCCCCGAGTTCGCTTCGCCCCTTCTCCCACCGGCTACCTGCACGTAGGTAGTGCCCGCACCGCACTGTTCAACTGGCTACACGCCCGCTCGACTGGCGGCACCTTCGTGTTGCGTATCGAGGACACCGACGCCGAGCGGAACCGCACCGACCTGACCGACAGCCTGCTGGCCGAGCTGGAATGGTTGGGTCTCGACTGGGATGAGGGCCCGTACTTCCAGTCCGAACGCTGCGACCGGCACCGAGAGGTCGTCGAGGACCTCCTCGGCCGGGGTCTGGCCTACCTGTGTGACGCGGACAACCAGGAAGTGGCGGGATCGACACTGGTCGAGGGTCTAGCCGTGCGGTTCCGGATGCCGGTCGGAGCGACCATGGCCTTCGCCGACGTGGTTCGGGGCGAGGTCTCGTTCGCCACCGACGACCTCGAGGACTTCGTCATCTGGCGCTCGAACGGGTCGCCCATGTTCCTGCTGGCCAATGCGGTGGACGACGCAGACATGGGCATCACCCATGCCATTCGTGGTGAGGACCTCTTGTCGGGGGTGCCCAAGGTCCTCCTCCTATTGGATGCCATCGGGGTGTCCCGGCCCACCTACGCCCACCTGCCCCTACTCGTCAACGAGCAGCGCAAGAAGCTCTCCAAGAGACGAGATGACGTGTCGATCGGCGACTACAGGTCCCGTGGCTATCTCCCGGAGGCCATGGTCAACTACTTGGCCCTATTGGGGTGGGGCCCGCCTGATGACGTCGAGGTCAGGCCGCTTTCCGAAATCGTGGAACTGTTCCGGATCCAAGACGTGAACAAGGCGGCTGCCTTCTTCGACCTCAAAAAGCTTGAGCATGTGAACGCCAGCCATCTAAGAGGGTTGTCCAAGCCGGACTTCATGGAGCGGGTGGCCCCCTGGGTCGGCACCGATGCGCCATGGCCGGCTGACCGGTTCGACACCGGCCAGTTCTCGACCATGGTCGACCTCGTCCAGGAGAAGCTTCGGACGTTGAGCGACATGCCCCGATTCGTGGACTTCCTCTTCCTGGAGGATCCGGTCGATGATCCCGACTCCTGGGAGAAGGTGATGGTGAAGGGTCCATCTGCTGCCGCCATGCTCGATGGAGCGGCGGTGGCGCTGTCGGATTGTGCCTGGGACACCGATTCGGTCTTGGCGGCAGTCGCTGCTGTGGGGGAGTCGTTGGACCTCAGGCTCGGGAAGGCTCAGGCCCCGGTTCGGGTAGCGGTGACCGGTCGCACCGTCGGACCTCCGCTGTTCGAGACGATGGCCGTGTGCATGGAGCGCGACGAGGTGCTTCGGCGGATCGCCCGGGCGAGAGCTCGTCTGTAGTACCCGTCACGACCGCGACGACGACCTGTCGCGTTGGTCGTTGCAGCCTCGCCGTTACGCTTACCGGGCCCTCAGGGGTCCACCTTCGGGGGTGGTGTAATTGGCAACACAGCTGGTTCTGGTCCAGTCGTTGGGGGTTCGAGTCCTCCCCCCCGAGCAAGAGGCGGCGTCTGACGTCGTCGCTACAATGACCGCCGCTCTGACGGTTCCGATCCCCGGATCGGTGGCGTCGGACGGCTCTGGCCCCGTTCGTCTAGAGGCCTAGGACGCCAGATTCTCAATCTGGTAGCACGGGTTCGAATCCCGTACGGGGTACCAAGAGGCCGGTCCAATCGTGGGCCGGCCCTTTGGTTTCAAGGCGAAGGCCGTTTAGTAGATGGCCAGGAGTTCGGCTACGACGATGAGCGCCGAAAATACGATGCCCATTGCCCGCATGGGACCGATGGGCAACTTCTGTAGGGCGGCTCCGAAGTTGGAGGAGGCCACGCCGTCGGGCATGTCCTTCCTAAGCGCGGCAAAGTCGGCGAACACCCCGTCGAAGTTCAACGTTGTCCACATCGACCCGATCACCGCGATGGCTGCCACCGCCAGTTGAACGCTCGAGTCACCCAGCGCATCCCCGCCGAAGGCGATGATGACCAGCACCACGCCGTGCATCAGCACGAACGGGAGGATCAGGGAACTGCCCGCCTGTGACCTCATTGAGGTGATCCCCACCCACGTCGACTCCTGCATGTCACTACCCCCGTGCTCGCTTCCGCCGAGCCTGTCGGCCCGCCTCTGACGACAGTACCGCCCAGGCAGCCCTCGATGCCGGAAGTTGCACGGCGGGCGGGACATCGCCCTCTATTCGGTGATTGATAGTTCCATCTGAGTGTTGTCAAAGCTTGTCAAGGTTGATTCACTGGTTTCCACATCAAGAGCGGTACGCCTTCGGGTGTGCCCAGCAACCTGGGATGGACACCCAAGGTGCTGTCCGCTTCGTGCGGAGATGCGGTCCCGACTAGATATTCGGGGCAACTAAGTGTCTGAACTGTCGATGCCGCGAGGCTTCGAACGTTCATCGCCGGCGATCAGGGTGTCCTCCCGCAACTAGAGCCCTGCGGGGCCGGGAGGAAATCCAATGAGCGCCGAATGGGGCTTTGAAACGAAACAGATCCATGCCGGGCAGGACCCTGATCCGGCAACCGGTAGTCGGGCCGTGCCCATCTATCAGACAACCTCATACGTCTTCCGTGACAGCCAACACGCCGCGGACCTCTTCGCGCTAGCCGAGGTTGGCAACATCTACACCCGGATCATGAATCCGACACAGATGGTGCTTGAGGCTCGCCTCCAGTCACTAGAGGGAGGAACGGATACAGCGATTGGGATCCCAGGAGCCTTGGCGCTTGCTTCGGGTCAGGCCGCGGAGACAATCGCGATCTTGAACCTTGCTGAGTCAGGCGACCACATCGTTTCATCGGCTTCGCTCTACGGGGGGACCTACAACCTGTTCCACTACACCCTTCCCAAGTTGGGGATTGAGACGACCTTCATCGACGATCCTGACGACCTTGATGCGTGGAGGGCGGCAATCCGGCCGAATACCAAAGCCTTTTACGGCGAGACGATTGGGAATCCGAGAAACGACTGCCTCGACATCAGAGGGATTTCAGAGTTGGGTCACGAGGCGGGCATTCCCCTCGTGGTCGATAACACCGTTTCAACCCCGTTCCTGTTCAACCCACTAGCCCTAGGGGCGGACATTGTCGTGCACTCCTTGACCAAGTTCATTGGAGGTCACGGCAACTCGGTCGGTGGCGTAATCGTGGACGGCGGGACCTTCGACTATGGGGCCAGCGGCCGGTTTCCCAACTTCACCGAACCTGATCCCAGTTACCACGGGCTTGCCTACTGGCCGGCCCTCGGGAACGGGGCGTACATCATCAAGGCCCGCGTACAACTGCTCCGTGACATTGGTGCGGCGGTTTCTCCGCAGAACGCCTTCTACTTCCTCCAAGGACTCGAAACGCTGAGTTACCGGATGGAACGGCACTTTGCGAACGCCCAGGCGGTTGCCGAGTACCTCGACTCCCACGACCAAGTCGAACGAGTCCAATATGCCGGACTGTCGAGTAGTCCGTGGCATGACCGACTAACCGAGTACGGCAGCGGCCGAGGTTACGGCTCTGTCCCGGCATTCATCATCGAGGGAGGACATGAGTCCGGGGCTCGCTTCGTTGACGCCCTCCAGTTGCACAGCCACGTCGCCAATATCGGCGATGTGCGCAGCTTGGCTATCCACCCGACGTCGACTACCCACTCACAGCTCACTAAAGAGGAGCAGTCGGCGACTGGAGTTGAGCCGGGACTGGTTCGACTCTCAGTTGGGTTGGAGACTCTCGATGACATCATTGCCGACCTGGAGGTGGGGTTTGCCGCGGCGCGAACCCGCTAATGGAACCAGATTCTGATTGGGGCCGGTCACTCCCGGATGTGCTCCACTCACAGGAAGCGATCTAGGCGACACAGTGCTATAGCTGCCAATACCTCAGCGGAAATCCTTACGCAGCCGCCATCGGCGGCTGCGTAAGGCCGCGGAGGGTACCGCAGAGGACGGGTTTGCCAGATGGTGCTTGCTCAGACCGGCCTGATCGACCCCGGGCCTCAGCGCTGCTTCGGTGCGATCCTCAGACCAGGTGCCGGAGATGGGCGGTCTCGTTGACACTTCGCAACGTCCGGACCCCGGTAGACGAGGCGCTAATTCTAGAGATCCCGCAGTAGTCACTGATCAGAGCGAACGGGTCGTCGTGGCCGAGCAGCGTCTGGATGTAGACGCTGGCCACCATGCTGTGGCAGAACACGGCCACCGTGCGACCCCTTTGGGTGGCCACGATCTCGTCAAACGTCTTCTGGACCCGGTCGCGGAAGGGCTCGTAGCCGTCGGAGAACATGCGGTGCGGGTCCTCCATGAACTCGCGGATCACCTCGTGGTCGGCGTCCATGTCCTCGGCCGGCGTGTAGCTGGAGCGACGGTGATCGGATTCCTTGAGGCCGTCGAGCCGTTTCAGGGTTAGGCCGAGTCGGTCGGCGAGGGGCTGGCCGGTCTGGATGGCCCGACGCATAGTGCTGGTCACAATGGCATCGACCGTCTCGTCGGCCAGGAACTCGGCGGTCGCCTCAGCCTGTTGTATACCGAGCGCCGACAATGGTGGATCGGCGGGGCCGTCGGACCGAACCTCGGCCTCGGGAAGCGCGTGCCTGATGACGAGGAGTTCCACGATCCCGGAACCTACGGGCCGATGCCTTTCTAGCCGTTAGTGGGCTTGCGATGTCAGGAACTCCCCACGTCCAACCCTTGCTGTCCGCTGTCCTTGTTCGAGTTGTTGAGGTCAGTTCGGGTTGCTGAGGCCGAGTTCAGCCAGTGTCCGGAGCCAGAGTTCGTGTCCTGGGTCCA
This genomic stretch from Acidimicrobiales bacterium harbors:
- a CDS encoding CoA transferase; its protein translation is MSRSDSTPMLDEVFRRTGEPPRVDDSGSATRRWEASRAAVLSGPANGPPRRVPNGVANGLAVLTSMLEALSGLVVEGPVLVAERAVAAGLGRRGATSVGGEAHLVEAADGLVCLNLARPDDVASIPALLESTMDPADWPAVRRAVSLLAGAELAKRADLLGMPLGVPGTAPDRPLVVTIGADRAEVKRQPLVVEFGSLWAAPLCGALLARAGCRVVKVESVQRPDGARRGPATFFESLNGTKEEISVDPSTADGLELVHMLVDAADVVLEASRPRALAHWGISAAEEVQRGTVWASITGYGRTGPRSGGVAFGDDAAVSGGLMLHDPPGFVADAVPDPVTGLLAAVAVQAALADGVGALLDLSLAGVACWLADPQVDQSAD
- a CDS encoding TetR family transcriptional regulator is translated as MSEQMTDDDDAQDLDDDAQNLRASDGRVPGRRGLATRQKMLDATGVLLDTVAYRDLKVVDIAREAGTSPATFYQYFPDVEAAVLAMASDLGDAWHEDLSKLVTNRDWEGDPDGSAHRVADGMLEFWTLHKPVLRVLDMASMEGDLRFREIRANLLAGATEALMDLAAERHIPGDPMASAGVVVGMLAHVANHQHGLERWGVSHDVLVDTVAGIIRRTILGVV
- a CDS encoding glutamate--tRNA ligase family protein, giving the protein MTPRVRFAPSPTGYLHVGSARTALFNWLHARSTGGTFVLRIEDTDAERNRTDLTDSLLAELEWLGLDWDEGPYFQSERCDRHREVVEDLLGRGLAYLCDADNQEVAGSTLVEGLAVRFRMPVGATMAFADVVRGEVSFATDDLEDFVIWRSNGSPMFLLANAVDDADMGITHAIRGEDLLSGVPKVLLLLDAIGVSRPTYAHLPLLVNEQRKKLSKRRDDVSIGDYRSRGYLPEAMVNYLALLGWGPPDDVEVRPLSEIVELFRIQDVNKAAAFFDLKKLEHVNASHLRGLSKPDFMERVAPWVGTDAPWPADRFDTGQFSTMVDLVQEKLRTLSDMPRFVDFLFLEDPVDDPDSWEKVMVKGPSAAAMLDGAAVALSDCAWDTDSVLAAVAAVGESLDLRLGKAQAPVRVAVTGRTVGPPLFETMAVCMERDEVLRRIARARARL
- a CDS encoding bifunctional o-acetylhomoserine/o-acetylserine sulfhydrylase, translated to MSAEWGFETKQIHAGQDPDPATGSRAVPIYQTTSYVFRDSQHAADLFALAEVGNIYTRIMNPTQMVLEARLQSLEGGTDTAIGIPGALALASGQAAETIAILNLAESGDHIVSSASLYGGTYNLFHYTLPKLGIETTFIDDPDDLDAWRAAIRPNTKAFYGETIGNPRNDCLDIRGISELGHEAGIPLVVDNTVSTPFLFNPLALGADIVVHSLTKFIGGHGNSVGGVIVDGGTFDYGASGRFPNFTEPDPSYHGLAYWPALGNGAYIIKARVQLLRDIGAAVSPQNAFYFLQGLETLSYRMERHFANAQAVAEYLDSHDQVERVQYAGLSSSPWHDRLTEYGSGRGYGSVPAFIIEGGHESGARFVDALQLHSHVANIGDVRSLAIHPTSTTHSQLTKEEQSATGVEPGLVRLSVGLETLDDIIADLEVGFAAARTR
- a CDS encoding histidine phosphatase family protein translates to MELLVIRHALPEAEVRSDGPADPPLSALGIQQAEATAEFLADETVDAIVTSTMRRAIQTGQPLADRLGLTLKRLDGLKESDHRRSSYTPAEDMDADHEVIREFMEDPHRMFSDGYEPFRDRVQKTFDEIVATQRGRTVAVFCHSMVASVYIQTLLGHDDPFALISDYCGISRISASSTGVRTLRSVNETAHLRHLV